From the Cryptomeria japonica chromosome 2, Sugi_1.0, whole genome shotgun sequence genome, one window contains:
- the LOC131073257 gene encoding vacuolar-processing enzyme, which produces MDLVSVNRFLCLVFLLFCFLKFDRVVEAARIHFNSEIRLPSDREDEAGGTKWAVLIAGSAGYSNYRHQADVCHAYQILKKGGLKDENIVVFMYDDIAHNPANPRPGIIINHPEGEDVYAGVPTDYTGSEVNTDNFYAAILGDKDAVKGGSGKVVASGPNDHIFIYYTDHGGPGVLGMPSGPFLYAEDLIDVLKKKYAAGTYKEMVFYLEACESGSIFEGLLPEGMNIYVTTASNAEESSWGTYCPGMIPSPPPEFDTCLGDLYSVAWMEDSEEHNTVFETIKQQYVVVKERTLNDGSYMGSHVMQYGDIPISEESLSFYVGFDPANANATFENSLPRYLKDKNPTSINQRDADLLHLWQKYQRSKVDSPEKLKAEKELTEAMAHRSHVDTSIKLIGKLLFGSEIGSSVLSAVRPRGQSLVDDWDCLKALVHTYESHCGPLSQYGMKHMRSLANICNKGIGVDTMAEVSSEACTQIPAVKWSSLVVGHTD; this is translated from the exons ATGGATTTGGTTTCTGTCAATAGGTTCTTGTGTCTTGTCTTCCTCTTGTTTTGCTTTCTGAAATTCGATAGAGTTGTAGAAGCAGCACGAATCCATTTCAATAGTGAAATTCGCTTGCCATCAGATAGGGAAGATGAAGCTGGGGGGACCAAATGGGCTGTTCTCATTGCAGGCTCTGCAGGATACTCAAACTATAGACACCAG GCTGATGTTTGCCATGCATACCAAATTCTTAAAAAAGGGGGGCTGAAAGATGAAAATATTGTAGTGTTTATGTACGATGATATAGCACATAATCCTGCAAATCCCAGACCAGGGATTATCATCAACCATCCTGAAGGAGAAGACGTCTATGCAGGTGTTCCTACG GATTACACAGGAAGTGAGGTAAATACAGATAACTTTTATGCTGCTATCCTTGGAGATAAGGATGCCGTAAAAGGTGGAAGTGGAAAAGTTGTTGCCAGTGGTCCTAATGACCATATCTTCATTTACTACACCGATCATGGAGGACCAGGAGTGCTTG GAATGCCAAGCGGTCCTTTCCTCTATGCAGAGGATCTTATTGATGTTTTGAAGAAAAAATATGCTGCTGGAACCTACAAAGAAATG GTATTTTATCTAGAAGCATGTGAAAGTGGAAGCATATTTGAAGGTTTACTTCCAGAGGGAATGAATATATATGTTACAACAGCATCTAATGCAGAAGAAAGCAGTTGGGGAACATACTGTCCTGGAATGATCCCCTCTCCTCCTCCAGAATTTGACACCTGCCTTGGAGACCTGTACAGTGTAGCTTGGATGGAAGACAG TGAAGAGCACAACACCGTATTCGAAACCATAAAGCAGCAGTATGTAGTG GTGAAAGAAAGAACATTAAACGATGGTTCATACATGGGCTCCCATGTGATGCAATATGGTGACATTCCCATCAGTGAGGAATCATTATCCTTCTATGTGGGCTTTGATCCTGCCAATGCTAATGCTACCTTTGAGAACAGTTTACCACGATATCTTAAGGATAAAAACCCTACATCTATAAATCAGCGTGATGCAGATCTTCTCCACCTGTGGCAAAAG TATCAGAGATCCAAGGTTGATTCCCCAGAAAAATTGAAGGCTGAAAAAGAACTCACTGAAGCCATGGCACATCGTTCACATGTGGATACAAGCATAAAGCTTATTGGAAAGCTTTTGTTTGGATCAGAAATAGGCTCCTCTGTTTTGAGTGCTGTACGACCACGTGGGCAATCTTTGGTTGATGATTGGGACTGCCTTAAAGCATTG GTACACACATACGAATCCCACTGTGGACCACTTTCCCAGTATGGGATGAAACACATGCGTTCTCTAGCAAATATCTGTAACAAAGGTATTGGTGTGGATACCATGGCTGAAGTTTCATCTGAGGCATGCACTCAAATCCCAGCTGTGAAATGGAGTTCACTCGTAGTTGGCCACACTGACTGA